The Maniola hyperantus chromosome 19, iAphHyp1.2, whole genome shotgun sequence genome has a window encoding:
- the LOC117990973 gene encoding pickpocket protein 28-like, with amino-acid sequence MFEDLSLICNNYYNRGGKGRDYSFSNETVRNIRKASAELSQVMSMCRWKGKLTSCNSMFTPILTEEGMCFTFNTIGPEDLFRYENLNADYEYMENLNRTKNQGWTLEYGYLPDAPRKTYPIRGSGAGPKAGMELMLTEMKALDVNCKRWLSGFKILLHTPSDLPRPSQQYIRVPIYQGVTIAFTATLEFTSDGLEVFTPFGRQCYFEDERSLAYFKLYTQSNCEYECLTNFTYARCGCVHFSMPHGPDMAVCNVGSLKCMNKAEMELSTMDIEDEGSGNVTIQEAIQIADACNCLPACTSITYDTEVVQTELHEVERHSYEFKNNSRGGYITESKVSQVVLYFKRPLFDIAKRSELYGTSDILASCGGLLGLFMGFSVINIVEILYFCSLRFCRRHQADKSEHSNNQTVQQSKEKY; translated from the exons GCTTCAGCAGAACTATCTCAAGTCATGTCTATGTGTAGATGGAAGGGAAAACTGACATCTTGTAATAGTATGTTTACACCCATTCTAACAGAAGAAGGAATGTGCTTTACGTTTAACACGATTGGACCAGAAGATCTATTTCGATATGAAAA CTTGAACGCTGATTATGAATACATGGAGAATCTAAACAGAACAAAAAATCAAGGTTGGACGCTGGAATACGGGTACCTCCCTGATGCTCCGAGAAAAACTTATCCTATTAGAGGTTCT GGTGCTGGTCCTAAAGCTGGTATGGAGCTGATGTTGACAGAGATGAAAGCTCTGGATGTGAATTGCAAGCGATGGCTTTCAGGTTTTAAG ATACTGCTACATACGCCGAGTGATTTGCCGCGACCTTCTCAACAGTACATTAGAGTTCCAATCTATCAAGGTGTAACGATAGCTTTTACAGCAACGTTGGAATTCACTTCTGACGGACTCGAAGTATTTACTCCATTTGG gcGCCAATGTTATTTCGAGGATGAGCGGAGCCTTGCATATTTTAAACTGTACACACAATCCAACTGTGAATATGAATGCTTAACCAACTTTACCTATGCGCGATGCGGATGTGTTCATTTTAGTATGCCAC atgGTCCCGATATGGCGGTATGTAATGTTGGAAGCCTCAAATGCATGAACAAAGCAGAAA TGGAATTATCTACCATGGACATTGAAGATGAAGGAAGTGGCAATGTCACTATACAAGAAGCCATTCAAATAGCAGACGCCTGCAACTGCCTTCCTGCTTGCACTTCTATAACATACGACACTGAAGTGGTTCAGACCGAACTTCACGAGGTAGAAAGGCATTCATATGAATTCAAAAATAATTCACGTGGTGGCTACATTACAGA gtCTAAAGTATCTCAAGTAGTGTTATATTTCAAAAGGCCATTATTTGATATAGCGAAACGATCTGAGTTGTATGGCACATCAGATATCCTGGCCAGCTGCGGTGGACTTCTTGGACTGTTCATGGGATTTTCTGTGATCAACATTGtcgaaattttatatttttgtagtcTAAG GTTCTGTCGACGACATCAAGCTGATAAAAGTGAACATTCCAATAATCAAACCGTTCAACAATCTAAGgagaaatattga